Below is a genomic region from Coprobacter tertius.
ATTTCCCTTTTGTCATTTTGTAGCGTCCGCCTTTCCAGTTTTTATCCCACGTATTTTTTAATGGATGTGCTTCACTGTTGAGTACATATTTATCAAAACTGAAGGTTTTTTCGGGGGCGAAAAACAGATAACAATATTTCATCGTTTCTGCAAAAAAGAAGCTTTCTAATGTATCCCATTTTTCTTTAGTACGTACATCTTTTAGCTGACAATAACCGTTATCGAGTTGACAATATTTTTCGATGGACTCGAACATCGTTTTTCCTTGTTGATAATATTTGTCGTTTCCCGTGGCTTTCCATACATAATAGGTAGATTCTATAGCTTCGGGGCGCGCCATATAATAAGGAGATACGACTTTCATATTAGAATAATCAATACGTTCGGGTTCGATACCGTGAAGTGTCCACATTTTAAAAATCGATTCTTGTAATTTTTCTGCTCGTTCGTTATCTCCGTCGAGAATAAGGCATCCGTTCCAAAAGCAATCGAGAGCTCCGAACATAGTTCCTGTACGTTTCCCGGTATTCATGTCGGCCATTCCGATCCAGTATCCGTTAGGAGTATCTTCTCCAAGATATTTGTTTACACCGGCAACCGATGTTTTCCACATTTCAAGTAAATCTTCATCTCCGAAAAGAATATATCCTTTCAGCAGATATTCGTAAAAAGCATCGATGCCTCCACTGATGTGAGTATTTTTATCGAGCCATTCTCCGGTATCGCAGCTAATACGTGCTCCCACCAAACCTGTTTTGCCTCTTCGATTAAATACCTCTACGATCCCTTTTTTGCATTTGTCGTAATATTCGGGATTACCGGTAAGTTTACTCAGAGTGCCGTATTCGAGTAGCATACAACCTACTTCACAAGGGTTCGTTGTATTACCGCTTATTTTTCCTGTACGCAAATTTACCATGCGGTAGGGAATACCGGTCGGAGAGTCGAAAACAGGCATGAGCCGATCTCCGAGATCTTTAGCCAGATCGAGAAACCGCTTATCTCCGTCGAGCTGATAGGCTGAAAGTAATCCCCCGACAAGGCGTATGGCAATTTCGAATTGTTGTACCTCCATATCTTTATCGAAGTTCAGCTTTGAGAAAATGAGTTCCTTTGCTTCTTTTTTGGCTTCTTTCAGATTCATGAGACACATCGTACTGTAAGCGTCTACAGGTGTCATTAGAAGAGGTTCTGAATACCAATTGTGTCCTTTTTTAGAAATAGGATTTACGGCGTCGAGTCCCCATGCATAATTTTTATAGGCATTCCAACCTTTCATAAAGGCTGTTTTTGCTCGTTCAGCATATTCTTTCTTTTCTTTTTTTAAGTTGTCGTTTGCCGAAGCGATAGGCATCGCTATCAACAAAATCAGACAGATGAGAATTCGGTTCTTTTTCATTTGTCAATTAGTTTAAATAGGTTTTAATAGATTCTTTATCAGTTATCACATAGTCGATCTACGACCAGTTTGCGGAAATCGGGAGTCAGCATCGAAAAATAAGCTGTAAATCCGGTACAACGTACTACGAGATCAGGATATAATGAAGGATCTTTATAAGCATCCAGCACTTTTTGTTTATCCATGATGTTAACATTGATAAGAGTACCACCGAGATTGAAGTGCGTTTTAACAACAGCTTCGATAAATGCGGCGGCTTTTTCACCCATCGATGTTACATCTACCTCCCATTGCATGGGGGCTGTATTTCCATAGCCGGGTTGTACGGAGGCAATCGATTTGGCTAGTAAAAGTGAGGCGCCGTCAGGAGCGAATCCAGGGCATGGATTTGCTCCGTGAGAGATAGGTTCTCCCTTCTTTCTTCCGTTTGGAGTGGCCCCTACGGCAATTCCCAGCTCTATGGTATTGGCCCATGAAAAGAATCCGGGTATAAATATACGATTTAATTCCGGTTCCGTTTCGTCTCTGACGTATTGGGTAAATGTCTCTGCTATTTTTTTTGCCCAACGATCTCCGGCAGTATCGCCTTGTCCGTATTTTTCAGAATTTTTCAGAAGCAGACGTTTTCTTTCCCCGTCTGGATTTTCGAAATTGCTGTCGAGTAATTCGAAGAGTTCTTTCCAGTTTATTTTTTTTTCTTTCTCGATTCGTTGTTCTATCGCCGCGAAAGAGTCGGCTACGATTGCCAGTCCGGCTCCGTCGATCGCCAGATTATAATACATAGCGCCTCCGTTACTGGCATCCAGCCCTTTTTCTATCGGACCATGACTCAATAAATTAAGAATGAGTTCGGGTTCATTGTATTTTTGATTTTTCAAATGAAAGCGTATCCCTTCTGCAGCTGTATGTACGGCTTTTTTTAGGTGTTTGTCGAAAATTCGGGAGAGCTGTACGGTAGAAAATTCATTATTTCCGTTCCGCATGTCATGAAGGGCGACATCGAATACTTTCGCCATATTTACCTTTACTAAGTCGTTCATTGTGTATTCGAGTCCCGGTAACGACATCCAGTTACAACCTACGGCAATCCGTTTTCGAGCCAGTTTTTCATCGAATCCGTTTCGAATGAATCCTTCAACAAGGGCTTTATCTCCGGAAAATCTCGGCCATGCATTTTTATTTTTCAATAAGTACCCGACTGCTTTTTGCATAAGTTTTTCATTGAGTTTATCATGTACCCGTATGGTTATGTTCAACGAAGTGTTTAACCGGTCGGCAGCTTCAAGAATCAAGAAAGATATTTCGGATGTCTGATCGTTACCGTTGGCGTCGGGCCCTCCCAGCTGCCAGTAAACGGGGTCATTTATCAAAAAACAGGCCAGGTAATATATGACGGTATCCCTATCTACGATACCGGCTTCGAGATCTCGCTCATAATAAGGTTGTAAAAGAGTATCTATCTGTCCTCCTGCTCCGTCTCGGTTGTAGGTTCGGGAAGCCAGATGATACCAGATAATCCATTGGCATGCTTCTCTCAAGGTTTTAGGAACACCCGAGAGTATGTTGCGGTTTACCTGAGCCATATCTTTCAGGTTATTACGTAACCCTGTATCAGATTCTTTTTCGATCATCTGCTCGATAGCTTCTATATGGTGTTTTATCCAGGTTTGTATCGCTTCTATTGCTTGTCGATGACAATCGTAAAAATGGCATTTTTCGGTATCTTCTTCATGAAGTTTACGGTAATGTTCGATTTTTTCGAGCAGACCTCCCCATCCGAGAGACAATCCCATTTCGAAATCGGG
It encodes:
- a CDS encoding pyruvate formate lyase family protein — encoded protein: MENFRYQPLIDWLRKKKLEQIDEKIKKEGSLNEDDYGRVVPPEKAWKPIPNHPDGHFYGLDGWCTNFVSLMQNHPVYVDPHDAFAGRWMYFMSRMTPKWRPDIPYAELQKGIDKYNLICGIGDDAHFAPDFEMGLSLGWGGLLEKIEHYRKLHEEDTEKCHFYDCHRQAIEAIQTWIKHHIEAIEQMIEKESDTGLRNNLKDMAQVNRNILSGVPKTLREACQWIIWYHLASRTYNRDGAGGQIDTLLQPYYERDLEAGIVDRDTVIYYLACFLINDPVYWQLGGPDANGNDQTSEISFLILEAADRLNTSLNITIRVHDKLNEKLMQKAVGYLLKNKNAWPRFSGDKALVEGFIRNGFDEKLARKRIAVGCNWMSLPGLEYTMNDLVKVNMAKVFDVALHDMRNGNNEFSTVQLSRIFDKHLKKAVHTAAEGIRFHLKNQKYNEPELILNLLSHGPIEKGLDASNGGAMYYNLAIDGAGLAIVADSFAAIEQRIEKEKKINWKELFELLDSNFENPDGERKRLLLKNSEKYGQGDTAGDRWAKKIAETFTQYVRDETEPELNRIFIPGFFSWANTIELGIAVGATPNGRKKGEPISHGANPCPGFAPDGASLLLAKSIASVQPGYGNTAPMQWEVDVTSMGEKAAAFIEAVVKTHFNLGGTLINVNIMDKQKVLDAYKDPSLYPDLVVRCTGFTAYFSMLTPDFRKLVVDRLCDN
- a CDS encoding glycoside hydrolase family 47 protein, which gives rise to MKKNRILICLILLIAMPIASANDNLKKEKKEYAERAKTAFMKGWNAYKNYAWGLDAVNPISKKGHNWYSEPLLMTPVDAYSTMCLMNLKEAKKEAKELIFSKLNFDKDMEVQQFEIAIRLVGGLLSAYQLDGDKRFLDLAKDLGDRLMPVFDSPTGIPYRMVNLRTGKISGNTTNPCEVGCMLLEYGTLSKLTGNPEYYDKCKKGIVEVFNRRGKTGLVGARISCDTGEWLDKNTHISGGIDAFYEYLLKGYILFGDEDLLEMWKTSVAGVNKYLGEDTPNGYWIGMADMNTGKRTGTMFGALDCFWNGCLILDGDNERAEKLQESIFKMWTLHGIEPERIDYSNMKVVSPYYMARPEAIESTYYVWKATGNDKYYQQGKTMFESIEKYCQLDNGYCQLKDVRTKEKWDTLESFFFAETMKYCYLFFAPEKTFSFDKYVLNSEAHPLKNTWDKNWKGGRYKMTKGK